A single Anopheles funestus chromosome 2RL, idAnoFuneDA-416_04, whole genome shotgun sequence DNA region contains:
- the LOC125763965 gene encoding elongation factor Ts, mitochondrial isoform X1 has translation MLFKHLPRLFPTTGIRLYATAEKSALATLRKKTGYTFANCKKALELHNNDLAKAELWLKEQAQAMGWSKATKLEGRNTAQGLIGVLVQRNVGAMVEVNCETDFVARNASFQRFVQVASAACVRHLDNVEADANLTKVGLNSEALKQIVLEDGKSLGDHLALMIGTVGENASLNRAICYKAPDSIQLTGYVHPAPSEEIPHDVPLLGKYGSLVAFKSDHSTVQAGDGDELSPAQVARKVCQHIVGMKPERIGEPGKDEPAADKDDETCLIHQEYLVDPSYTVGEVLEANRLHIVDFQRFECGDKSKSDEQNVRAATN, from the exons ATGTTATTCAAACACTTGCCCCGGCTTTTCCCAACGACTGGCATTCGGCTGTACGCAACGGCCGAGAAGAGTGCTCTCGCCACCTTGCGcaaaaagaccggctacactTTTGCCAACTGCAAGAAAGCACTCGAACTACACAACAACGATCTGGCAAAGGCGGAACTATGGCTTAAGGAGCAGGCTCAAGCGATGGGTTGGTCGAAAGCAACAAAGCTCGAGGGACGCAACACGGCCCAAGGACTGATCGGAGTGTTGGTACAACGGAACGTCGGTGCCATGGTCGAGGTAAACTGTGAGACGGATTTCGTCGCTAGAAATGCCAGCTTTCAGCGCTTCGTACAAGTAGCGTCCGCGGCCTGCGTGCGTCATTTGGACAACGTTGAAGCGGATGCAAACCTAACCAAGGTGGGATTGAACAGCGAGGCACTGAAGCAGATCGTACTGGAGGATGGCAAATCGTTAGGAGATCATCTCGCGCTGATGATCGGTACGGTCGGTGAAAATGCTTCACTTAACCGGGCGATTTGCTATAAGGCACCCGACAGCATACAACTAACGG GTTATGTCCATCCCGCTCCTAGCGAGGAGATCCCGCATGATGTACCACTGCTTGGAAAGTACGGCAGCTTGGTAGCATTTAAATCAGACCATTCCACGGTACAAGCAGGCGACGGTGATGAGCTAAGCCCAGCCCAGGTCGCTAGAAAGGTGTGCCAGCACATTGTTGGCATGAAGCCGGAGCGTATCGGTGAACCAGGCAAGGACGAACCGGCAGCCGATAAGGACGATGAAACTTGTCTGATTCACCAAGAGTATCTGGTCGATCCGAGTTACACCGTCGGGGAGGTGTTGGAAGCAAATCGCTTACATATAGTCGATTTCCAACGTTTCGAATGTGGCGATAAGAGTAAGTCCGACGAGCAAAACGTTCGTGCCGCGACGAACTAA
- the LOC125763965 gene encoding uncharacterized protein LOC125763965 isoform X2, which produces MGEPIVLILSTDDSVKPENVVERMRKLPNSQQQVELSADSPECIGYAYKIHTKYYDTKVILYAHGSAELATIPNAILKRTEGILIYFNAKDRSFLERLPAYSTFVQQNEIEFGILLCSTLQENNTDGITYSEAKSQCTVLDVIELEPNVEDADEEVAGIGEATGVDELIQAMHNYIWSNVHINRRNRNTTMNDEESPTLLSPADPGNPADDGNGVPITEEEERIIEAELNGFERLLTEVMNFQPNTSNWTRNERLMYAEELAEMFDNLVEEDDAIGQT; this is translated from the coding sequence ATGGGTGAACCGATAGTGCTCATCCTATCGACGGACGATTCCGTCAAGCCGGAGAATGTTGTCGAACGGATGCGTAAGCTCCCGAACAGTCAACAGCAAGTCGAACTCAGTGCGGATTCGCCGGAATGTATCGGTTATGCGTATAAGATACACACAAAGTACTACGATACGAAGGTGATTCTGTATGCACACGGTTCCGCCGAGCTAGCCACAATTCCGAATGCAATACTGAAACGGACGGAAGGAATATTGATCTACTTCAACGCAAAGGATCGTTCTTTCCTCGAGCGTCTCCCAGCGTACAGCACCTTTGTCCAGCAGAATGAGATTGAGTTCGGAATACTACTCTGCTCGACGCTGCAGGAAAACAATACCGACGGTATAACGTACAGTGAGGCTAAGAGCCAGTGTACCGTGCTGGATGTGATAGAGCTCGAACCGAATGTGGAAGATGCGGATGAAGAAGTGGCCGGCATAGGTGAAGCAACCGGTGTGGATGAATTGATCCAAGCGATGCATAATTACATCTGGTCGAATGTACATATTAACCGGAGGAACAGGAATACCACAATGAACGATGAGGAAAGTCCTACTCTGCTTTCTCCGGCTGATCCCGGGAATCCGGCTGACGATGGTAACGGTGTTCCGATCACGGAGGAAGAAGAACGAATCATCGAAGCCGAACTGAACGGATTCGAACGACTGTTGACGGAAGTGATGAACTTCCAGCCAAACACCAGCAACTGGACGCGAAACGAACGGCTGATGTATGCGGAAGAGCTGGCTGAAATGTTCGATAACCTGGTAGAGGAAGACGATGCTATCGGACAAACTTAA